One stretch of Spirochaetota bacterium DNA includes these proteins:
- a CDS encoding lytic transglycosylase domain-containing protein, with protein MRKIKVFFLLFLILLLIITLYYVYYINKSHDYFNLLNFNYDYKNDTFIKINFDENNNEIRKYYKKFENEYKEYFIKRLKSFSIYYNIVSDILVDRGFSSEFIYLSYIESEFKSHALSSARASGLWQFMEYTGLLLGLNNNQYIDERKNLISSTYGFTKHFKYLYNYYKGNLDLALAAYNCGHGRLNVAIKTGNSKNFWELADKNFIPKETKEYVPKFYGLIMWARNNSKLIESIVESDSLYVVYKSKKFLDLKKELKNNIKIIEYIKEFNPHLKSYYIPEGTTLVLEYSIINSEIQRESNFFSNFELISVYFPKRSLNEKNIFKLASRNINLGLKSFLKKSIKE; from the coding sequence ATGAGAAAAATAAAGGTATTTTTTCTTTTGTTTTTAATACTTCTACTTATAATTACATTATACTATGTTTATTATATAAATAAATCCCATGATTATTTCAATTTGCTGAATTTTAATTATGATTATAAAAATGATACTTTTATAAAAATAAATTTTGATGAAAATAATAATGAAATTAGAAAATATTATAAAAAATTTGAAAATGAATATAAAGAATATTTTATTAAAAGGTTAAAAAGTTTTAGCATTTATTATAATATAGTTTCTGATATTTTAGTAGATAGAGGTTTTTCTTCTGAGTTTATATATTTATCATACATTGAATCAGAATTTAAATCTCATGCTTTAAGCTCTGCTAGAGCTTCAGGTTTGTGGCAATTTATGGAATATACTGGACTTTTGCTAGGTTTGAATAACAATCAATATATTGATGAAAGAAAAAATTTAATTTCTTCGACTTATGGGTTTACAAAACATTTTAAATATTTGTATAATTATTATAAAGGGAACTTAGATCTTGCTTTAGCAGCATATAATTGTGGGCATGGTAGATTAAATGTTGCTATAAAAACTGGTAATAGTAAAAATTTTTGGGAGTTAGCTGATAAAAATTTTATTCCTAAAGAAACAAAAGAGTATGTTCCAAAATTTTATGGATTGATTATGTGGGCAAGAAATAATTCAAAGTTAATAGAATCAATTGTAGAATCTGATAGTTTATATGTTGTTTACAAATCAAAAAAATTTTTGGATTTAAAAAAAGAGTTGAAAAATAATATTAAAATAATAGAATATATAAAAGAGTTTAATCCACATTTAAAATCTTATTATATACCTGAGGGGACTACTTTGGTCTTAGAATATTCTATTATAAACTCAGAGATTCAAAGAGAGTCTAACTTTTTTTCAAACTTTGAATTAATTTCTGTTTATTTCCCAAAAAGAAGCTTAAACGAGAAAAATATCTTTAAATTGGCAAGCAGAAACATTAATTTAGGACTTAAGAGTTTTTTAAAAAAATCTATTAAGGAGTAA
- the amrB gene encoding AmmeMemoRadiSam system protein B: MDIRNMKLESGWYPKDSISIKEKFKQLELNYKKLKFDFKEKNKNINLSILPHAGWFFTEDLIFNNLKLISELNPQIDVIIIIGGHQDDMGVPIILNYKYLSTPLGNIECLTELIDKIKVTFNMKDENDYMFDNTIEIFLPFIKYLFPNSKIVSYYPLANEKAFLISDYIYNELNNNRLNFIAIGSADLTHYGPNYGFSPAGVGPKSFEWAKENDFKLINYCLKLDLESILANYKEMKFTCSPNSIISIINFAKLLNKNEGFLIEYSNSYLKMKSSSFVGYASIVF, encoded by the coding sequence ATGGATATAAGAAATATGAAACTTGAAAGTGGATGGTATCCAAAAGATAGTATTTCCATTAAAGAAAAATTTAAACAACTTGAATTAAATTATAAAAAATTAAAATTTGATTTTAAAGAAAAAAATAAAAATATAAACCTTTCTATTCTTCCTCATGCTGGATGGTTCTTCACTGAAGATTTAATATTTAATAATTTAAAATTAATTTCTGAACTAAATCCACAAATTGATGTTATAATTATAATTGGTGGACACCAAGATGATATGGGGGTTCCCATAATCTTAAATTATAAATATCTTTCAACCCCCCTTGGCAATATTGAATGTTTAACAGAATTAATTGATAAAATTAAAGTAACATTTAATATGAAAGATGAAAATGATTATATGTTTGATAACACTATTGAGATTTTTTTACCATTTATTAAATATTTGTTCCCAAATTCAAAAATTGTATCATATTATCCATTAGCTAATGAAAAAGCTTTTCTTATTTCAGACTATATCTACAATGAATTAAATAATAATAGATTAAACTTTATTGCAATTGGCTCTGCAGATCTTACTCATTATGGACCAAATTATGGTTTTTCTCCTGCTGGAGTTGGACCTAAATCTTTTGAATGGGCAAAAGAAAATGATTTTAAGTTAATTAATTATTGTTTAAAACTTGATTTAGAATCTATTTTAGCAAATTATAAAGAAATGAAGTTTACATGTTCTCCTAACTCTATAATTTCAATAATTAACTTTGCAAAACTCTTAAATAAAAATGAAGGATTTTTGATAGAATATTCAAACTCCTATTTAAAAATGAAATCATCTTCATTTGTAGGTTATGCATCAATTGTTTTCTAA
- a CDS encoding tRNA (adenine-N1)-methyltransferase: protein MNNIDPNEFIYLYNSENANYFLKYIPGLNFTCHKGNFIFPENLKWGEIITTNKGYKFFVLKPGIIEFSMKVKRKNTIIYPKEASRIIFELSIFPGKQVVEIGTGSGAFTYILSKYVGKEGMVYTYEKDKEFLENAINNLKKYDLDFNNIIFHNTDASKEQIIEKNIDAVFVDIPEPWTVVENVYNCLKPGCPAGFLSPCIEQVQKCVEKMYEIGFRNIKTLELFERYLRVKKDMTRPLEHMIGHTAYLYFGYKITI from the coding sequence ATGAACAATATAGATCCAAATGAATTTATTTATCTTTATAATTCTGAGAATGCAAATTATTTTTTAAAATATATTCCAGGCTTGAACTTCACATGTCATAAAGGAAATTTTATTTTCCCTGAAAATTTAAAATGGGGCGAAATAATAACAACTAACAAAGGGTACAAATTTTTTGTATTAAAGCCTGGAATAATTGAATTTTCAATGAAAGTTAAGAGAAAAAATACTATAATTTATCCTAAAGAAGCATCAAGAATCATTTTTGAACTGTCAATATTTCCAGGCAAACAAGTTGTTGAAATAGGCACCGGCTCAGGAGCTTTTACTTACATTCTTTCAAAATATGTAGGCAAAGAAGGAATGGTCTACACTTATGAAAAAGATAAAGAATTTTTAGAAAATGCTATTAATAATTTAAAAAAATATGATTTAGATTTTAATAATATTATTTTTCATAATACTGATGCTTCAAAAGAACAAATTATTGAAAAAAACATTGATGCTGTTTTTGTTGACATTCCTGAACCATGGACAGTTGTAGAGAATGTTTACAATTGTTTAAAACCTGGATGCCCTGCTGGTTTTCTCAGTCCTTGTATTGAGCAAGTCCAAAAATGTGTAGAGAAAATGTATGAAATTGGATTTAGAAATATTAAAACTTTAGAACTTTTCGAAAGATACTTAAGAGTAAAAAAAGATATGACAAGACCCCTTGAACATATGATTGGACACACAGCATATTTATATTTTGGATATAAAATTACTATTTAA
- a CDS encoding DNA mismatch repair protein MutS — MKIRLLFKEKDFIEKFFYNLNDLKLSEKINDVSLERLKDLGLEIVLSYMSKNDKTIYEVSKFLFCNIKTNVETIRYRQEILKDIIVNRELIRKIYDITFKVKEEKIKNWLGIFGIKTPSNIVYNSRELLQIFILYLEKLRDIAKENINKFKSSGLKNFFTMLLENFSDSNLLELKQMLNNLKFEKGLCASAKIIENIDLFNYELVYLEENMNFNILKQKNSFYFKINPKDEAGAKIVESIKNTILKDIANILYNASLNIELFFNKLQIELSFYIGALNLIEFLEQNNYYYCFPDPLNSISNKIEFEDLFDLSLFLVTKTKLVANSFKSDNKNIFIISGANKGGKTTFLRSIGIAQILMQSGLIVPAKLFKSNIYSDILTHFKKEEDKNLTKGKFEEEVCRINNIISNLKCPSLLLFNESFSSTNEMEASEIAYNIILALSHLNNTIFYVTHLHSLPTMLIDNNRTCFLIAEILNNKKRTYKIIEGAPSKTSYAIDLLENIFKSLLN, encoded by the coding sequence ATGAAAATAAGACTTTTATTTAAAGAAAAAGATTTCATTGAAAAATTTTTTTATAATTTAAATGACTTAAAACTTTCAGAAAAAATAAATGATGTTTCTTTGGAAAGACTAAAAGATTTAGGATTAGAAATTGTTTTATCATATATGAGTAAAAATGATAAAACAATTTATGAAGTATCTAAATTCTTATTCTGCAATATAAAAACTAATGTTGAGACAATTAGATATAGACAAGAAATATTAAAAGACATTATAGTAAATAGAGAATTGATAAGAAAAATTTATGACATTACTTTTAAAGTAAAAGAAGAAAAAATAAAAAATTGGTTAGGAATTTTTGGAATAAAAACACCGTCAAATATCGTATATAATTCAAGGGAACTTTTACAAATATTTATTTTATATTTAGAAAAACTAAGAGATATTGCAAAAGAAAATATTAATAAATTTAAATCTTCTGGATTAAAAAATTTTTTTACTATGTTATTGGAAAATTTTAGTGACTCAAATTTACTTGAATTAAAGCAAATGTTAAATAATTTAAAATTTGAAAAAGGATTATGTGCCTCTGCAAAAATTATAGAAAATATTGATCTTTTTAATTATGAATTAGTTTATCTTGAAGAAAATATGAATTTTAATATACTAAAACAGAAAAACAGTTTTTATTTTAAAATAAATCCAAAAGATGAAGCTGGAGCTAAAATAGTTGAAAGCATAAAAAATACAATATTGAAAGATATTGCTAATATACTATACAATGCATCATTAAATATCGAATTATTTTTTAATAAACTTCAAATAGAATTATCTTTCTATATAGGAGCATTAAATCTAATTGAATTTCTCGAACAAAATAATTATTACTATTGTTTTCCTGATCCATTAAACAGTATTTCAAATAAAATTGAATTCGAAGATCTATTTGATCTGAGTCTTTTTTTAGTAACTAAAACAAAATTAGTTGCTAATTCATTTAAATCTGATAATAAAAACATATTTATAATTTCAGGTGCTAACAAAGGAGGTAAAACTACTTTTTTAAGAAGCATAGGTATAGCTCAAATCCTTATGCAATCTGGGCTTATTGTGCCGGCTAAGTTATTTAAAAGTAATATTTATTCAGATATATTAACCCATTTTAAAAAAGAAGAAGATAAAAACCTTACTAAAGGTAAATTCGAAGAAGAAGTTTGCAGAATAAATAATATTATATCTAATCTTAAATGTCCTTCTTTACTTTTATTTAACGAATCATTTTCATCGACAAATGAAATGGAAGCTTCTGAAATAGCTTACAATATAATTTTAGCTTTGTCTCATTTAAATAACACCATATTTTATGTAACACATCTTCATTCTCTACCAACAATGTTAATAGATAACAACAGAACATGTTTTTTAATTGCAGAAATTTTGAACAACAAGAAAAGAACTTATAAAATAATAGAAGGAGCTCCTTCTAAAACTTCTTATGCTATTGATCTACTTGAAAATATTTTCAAATCTTTACTTAATTAA
- a CDS encoding cyanophycinase codes for MKKKQFLFTILIITFIFIISCKMPQSSFKITYGENKGSLVIIGGALKSTNKSVYNKIIELGGGIFKAKVAIFPTGSGNPADSGSYYKSVFMNYGIPRENIWVVPLAKKDDPLTTEINEKNWAENAKPENAIKIANKLKKYNIIFFTGGDQIRIRDLLMDRADGKYVDNAILKAIREIYKKGGVIAGTSAGAAIMTSPMIGGGNSLGAMLQGFTSIDNYDIPDDQRVFITDGPGFLQKPEIAIDQHAIKRGRFGRLIVSMIANNQKLGFAVDENTALIIRGNIAEVAGESGVLIIDLSEASYSNSFPLSAKNIKISYIEELDIYDYVNKKLIKKAYYKTLPTKNNEYYTHLTNISAAILEADVIKRLLIEDLVDHANNDFVIAIAFDGLGKLKGIKPGTGVKLIFRKGSDTNGWGGRDLISGEWKTSVFNVYLDIEPTQVSIKGVNQ; via the coding sequence ATGAAAAAAAAACAGTTTCTTTTTACTATACTGATTATAACTTTTATTTTTATTATTTCATGTAAAATGCCTCAATCATCATTTAAAATCACTTATGGCGAAAATAAAGGATCTCTTGTTATTATTGGTGGTGCATTAAAATCTACTAACAAAAGTGTGTATAACAAAATTATTGAACTAGGTGGAGGTATTTTTAAAGCTAAAGTAGCTATTTTCCCTACTGGTTCAGGCAATCCAGCAGACTCAGGTTCATATTACAAGTCTGTTTTTATGAATTATGGAATACCAAGAGAAAACATATGGGTTGTTCCTCTTGCAAAAAAAGATGATCCTTTAACAACAGAGATTAATGAAAAAAACTGGGCTGAAAATGCAAAACCTGAAAATGCTATTAAAATAGCAAATAAATTAAAAAAATACAATATTATTTTTTTTACGGGTGGGGATCAAATTAGAATTAGAGATTTATTAATGGATAGAGCTGATGGTAAATATGTTGATAATGCTATCTTAAAAGCAATAAGAGAAATCTACAAAAAAGGTGGTGTTATTGCAGGAACTTCAGCAGGAGCTGCAATTATGACAAGCCCAATGATAGGTGGTGGAAATAGTCTTGGAGCTATGCTACAAGGTTTTACCTCTATTGATAATTATGATATACCAGATGATCAAAGAGTATTTATTACAGATGGACCTGGTTTTTTACAGAAACCTGAAATTGCTATCGATCAACATGCTATAAAAAGAGGCAGATTTGGAAGATTAATTGTTTCAATGATAGCAAATAACCAAAAACTAGGATTTGCAGTGGATGAAAATACCGCTTTAATTATAAGAGGTAACATAGCTGAGGTTGCTGGAGAATCAGGAGTTTTAATTATTGACCTTTCTGAAGCTAGTTATTCAAATAGTTTTCCTCTATCAGCTAAAAATATTAAAATATCTTATATAGAAGAATTAGATATATATGATTATGTAAATAAAAAACTAATTAAAAAAGCTTATTACAAAACATTACCAACCAAAAATAATGAATATTATACTCATCTTACAAATATTTCTGCTGCAATTTTAGAAGCTGATGTTATTAAAAGACTTTTAATAGAAGATTTAGTTGATCATGCAAATAATGATTTTGTTATTGCAATTGCTTTTGATGGCCTTGGAAAATTAAAAGGAATAAAGCCAGGAACTGGCGTTAAATTAATATTTAGAAAAGGTTCTGATACAAACGGATGGGGTGGAAGAGACCTTATATCTGGTGAATGGAAGACTTCTGTATTTAATGTTTACCTTGATATTGAACCCACTCAAGTTTCAATAAAAGGTGTTAATCAATAA